One Serinicoccus chungangensis genomic window carries:
- a CDS encoding carbohydrate ABC transporter permease: MAAVTGTRRRGAPPTREAGKARSSRPPGASREERAGWLLTLPFLLLFGVFTAWPVIQSVFFSVTDITNRDLRTPFQVNFVAFEQYAKAFGDPVFRKAALNTAYFVLVGVPLTMTIALAAAIALNTGITRFRAVYRLGFYTPVITSIVAVAVVWRFLLNPDSGLVNTVLAWVGIDGPNWLGSTTWAMPSLIAMATWRNFGTAMIIFLAGLQAVPQQLHEAAAIDGANAWQRFRNVTVPVLRPTILFVSVTTAIGYLQFFEEPFVMTQGGPLNSTISASMYTYQQFSFGNYGYAAALSYLIFLVIAIVTALQFRFLSEKED; the protein is encoded by the coding sequence GTGGCCGCCGTCACCGGGACGCGCCGCCGCGGCGCGCCACCCACCCGTGAGGCCGGGAAGGCCCGCTCCTCGCGCCCGCCGGGCGCGTCGCGCGAGGAGCGCGCCGGCTGGCTGCTCACGCTGCCCTTCCTGCTCCTCTTCGGCGTCTTCACCGCCTGGCCGGTGATCCAGTCCGTCTTCTTCTCGGTCACCGACATCACCAACCGCGACCTGCGGACCCCGTTCCAGGTGAACTTCGTCGCCTTCGAGCAGTACGCCAAGGCGTTCGGCGACCCGGTCTTCCGGAAGGCCGCCCTCAACACGGCCTACTTCGTGCTCGTCGGGGTGCCGCTGACGATGACCATCGCGCTGGCCGCGGCGATCGCGCTGAACACCGGGATCACCCGCTTCCGGGCGGTCTACCGGCTGGGGTTCTACACCCCCGTCATCACCTCGATCGTGGCGGTCGCCGTCGTGTGGCGCTTCCTGCTCAACCCGGACAGCGGCCTGGTCAACACCGTCCTGGCCTGGGTCGGCATCGACGGGCCCAACTGGCTCGGGTCCACCACCTGGGCCATGCCCTCGCTCATCGCCATGGCGACGTGGCGCAACTTCGGCACCGCGATGATCATCTTCCTGGCCGGGCTGCAGGCCGTGCCCCAGCAGCTGCACGAGGCGGCGGCGATCGACGGGGCCAACGCGTGGCAGCGCTTCCGCAACGTCACCGTCCCGGTGCTGCGGCCGACCATCCTCTTCGTCTCGGTCACCACCGCGATCGGCTACCTGCAGTTCTTCGAGGAGCCCTTCGTCATGACCCAGGGCGGTCCGCTCAACAGCACGATCTCCGCGTCGATGTACACCTACCAGCAGTTCAGCTTCGGCAACTACGGGTATGCCGCGGCGCTGAGCTACCTCATCTTCCTCGTCATCGCGATCGTCACCGCGCTGCAGTTCCGCTTCCTCTCCGAGAAGGAGGACTGA
- a CDS encoding carbohydrate ABC transporter permease, whose protein sequence is MIGTRSRWWLYVLLTVALVLVITPFAWMVLGSFKTNAELRQIPPTWWPQNPTLDNFSQLFSRLSFGTYFSNSTIVAVVVTAGNLLFCSMVGYALAMLRFRGRKIIFALILGTLMIPGVVTFVPLFVLVANLGLVDTLPGLFLPFLVAPFGVFLMRQFVLGLPRDLVEAARIDGAGEFRIFFQVILPLLTPALATLGILTFLGSWNNFLWPLVVAQSNDTYTLPVALALYSTGQNEQQYGLLMAGATIVVLPVLVVFLIFQRRFIQGIATTGIK, encoded by the coding sequence ATGATCGGCACCCGTTCGCGCTGGTGGCTCTACGTGCTGCTCACGGTGGCCCTCGTGCTGGTCATCACCCCGTTCGCCTGGATGGTCCTCGGGTCGTTCAAGACCAACGCCGAGCTGCGGCAGATCCCCCCGACCTGGTGGCCGCAGAACCCGACGCTGGACAACTTCAGCCAGCTCTTCAGCCGGCTGTCCTTCGGGACCTACTTCAGCAACTCCACGATCGTCGCGGTCGTGGTCACGGCGGGCAACCTGCTCTTCTGCTCGATGGTGGGCTACGCCCTGGCGATGCTGCGCTTCCGCGGCCGGAAGATCATCTTCGCCCTCATCCTGGGCACCCTGATGATCCCCGGTGTCGTCACCTTCGTGCCGTTGTTCGTCCTCGTGGCCAACCTCGGCCTCGTCGACACCCTCCCGGGGCTGTTCCTGCCCTTCCTCGTGGCGCCGTTCGGGGTCTTCCTCATGCGCCAGTTCGTCCTCGGGCTGCCCCGGGACCTCGTGGAGGCCGCGCGGATCGACGGGGCCGGTGAGTTCCGGATCTTCTTCCAGGTCATCCTGCCGCTGCTGACCCCGGCCCTCGCGACGCTCGGGATCCTCACCTTCCTGGGCAGCTGGAACAACTTCCTGTGGCCCCTCGTGGTGGCCCAGAGCAACGACACCTACACCCTCCCGGTGGCGCTCGCGCTCTACTCCACCGGGCAGAACGAGCAGCAGTACGGCCTGCTCATGGCCGGCGCGACGATCGTCGTCCTGCCCGTGCTCGTCGTCTTCCTCATCTTCCAGCGGCGGTTCATCCAAGGGATCGCCACGACCGGGATCAAGTGA
- a CDS encoding glucoamylase family protein, with protein MHPLDARHTSLSRRAVLAGGLAGGVALGAPSAAVAAPGGPRRPGPAPEGTDAATLMRWTKDTWASMVAMTPEQTGLVSDNITGDLSTPGVYTSPTNIGGYLWSAVVARDLGLITPGEATRRIRRTLRTLQGMEHHEASGMYFNWYDPRDGSVIYSWPESGDPVVPFVSSIDASWLGAALLVVRNADRANARLAGQLFDRMRFDVFADPTFSKPYLNYGGFYLEEPTRLDAPPRTEARDLIDAGTPVWYTADHHYDTIVSETRITTYLGIMKGQVPPEAYFQAWRTFPPEWTWPEMPPVGRWETYLGVDVFEGAHDYLGHRTVPGWGGSMFEELMPNIFVPEETWAPDSWGRNHPNHVAVQAAHGLAEYGYWGFSPASHPAGGYAEWGVDALGLNPEGYFSDVERTDRVHGQPEPDYGQGVVTPHAAFLAMMHAPAESYDNLAAIEADFASYGPGGFYDAVNTSSGQVATRYLSLDQAMILGALGNVLGDGLLQRYFSTGAAERTLRPVLAMEEFGASA; from the coding sequence ATGCACCCGCTCGACGCACGTCATACCTCTCTCTCCCGGCGGGCCGTCCTGGCCGGCGGCCTCGCCGGCGGGGTCGCCCTGGGTGCGCCCTCGGCCGCCGTCGCCGCCCCCGGCGGGCCCCGGCGCCCCGGACCCGCGCCGGAGGGCACCGACGCCGCCACCCTGATGCGGTGGACGAAGGACACCTGGGCCTCGATGGTGGCGATGACCCCGGAGCAGACGGGTCTGGTGTCCGACAACATCACCGGCGACCTGTCCACCCCGGGCGTCTACACCTCGCCGACCAACATCGGCGGCTACCTCTGGTCGGCAGTCGTCGCGCGCGACCTCGGCCTCATCACCCCCGGTGAGGCGACGCGCAGGATCCGGCGCACCCTGCGCACCCTGCAGGGGATGGAGCACCACGAGGCCAGCGGGATGTACTTCAACTGGTACGACCCGCGGGACGGCTCGGTCATCTACTCCTGGCCCGAGAGCGGCGACCCGGTCGTGCCGTTCGTCTCCAGCATCGACGCCTCCTGGCTGGGGGCCGCGCTGCTCGTCGTCCGCAACGCCGACCGGGCGAACGCCCGGCTCGCCGGTCAGCTCTTCGACCGGATGCGCTTCGACGTCTTCGCCGACCCGACCTTCAGCAAGCCCTACCTCAACTACGGCGGCTTCTACCTCGAGGAGCCGACCCGGCTCGACGCCCCGCCGCGGACCGAGGCCCGCGACCTCATCGACGCCGGCACGCCGGTCTGGTACACCGCCGACCACCACTACGACACCATCGTGTCCGAGACCCGGATCACCACCTACCTGGGCATCATGAAGGGGCAGGTCCCGCCGGAGGCCTACTTCCAGGCGTGGCGGACCTTCCCGCCGGAGTGGACCTGGCCGGAGATGCCGCCGGTCGGCCGGTGGGAGACCTACCTCGGGGTCGACGTCTTCGAGGGCGCCCACGACTACCTCGGGCACCGCACGGTCCCCGGCTGGGGCGGCTCGATGTTCGAGGAGCTCATGCCCAACATCTTCGTGCCCGAGGAGACCTGGGCGCCGGACTCCTGGGGCCGCAACCACCCCAACCACGTCGCGGTGCAGGCCGCGCACGGGCTGGCGGAGTACGGCTACTGGGGCTTCTCGCCCGCCAGCCACCCGGCGGGCGGCTACGCGGAGTGGGGCGTCGACGCCCTGGGCCTCAACCCGGAGGGCTACTTCTCCGACGTCGAGCGCACCGACCGCGTGCACGGGCAGCCCGAGCCGGACTACGGCCAGGGCGTCGTCACCCCGCACGCGGCCTTCCTGGCGATGATGCACGCCCCGGCCGAGTCCTACGACAACCTCGCGGCGATCGAGGCCGACTTCGCCTCCTACGGGCCGGGCGGCTTCTACGACGCGGTCAACACCAGCTCGGGCCAGGTCGCCACCCGCTACCTCTCGCTGGACCAGGCGATGATCCTCGGGGCGCTCGGCAACGTCCTCGGCGACGGCCTGCTGCAGCGCTACTTCAGCACCGGCGCCGCCGAGCGCACGCTGCGCCCGGTGCTCGCGATGGAGGAGTTCGGTGCGAGCGCATGA
- a CDS encoding glycoside hydrolase family 3 protein translates to MSDQGFRTGPEGVRYRDLNHNGVMDPFEDPRLSDAERVDDLLGRLSLDEKIGLLFHTVIETGPGGAVLDGPGAISKTGTRHVVVDKGVNHFNVHQLGPAHEAARWHNAVQRLAQETPHGIPVTISTDPRHGFSENAGASFSAGAFSQWPEPLGVAALRDVEVCREYAEAVRSEYVAVGIRAALHPTLDLATEPRWARQLHTFGQDPQVVTELGLAFLEGLQRGELGPGSVACTAKHFPGGGPQADGEDAHFPYGREQVYGGGHFADHLAPFLPAIEAGVAAMMPYYGMPVDLQLDGEAVPEVGFGFNRRIVTGLLRDELGYDGVVLTDWELVNDNHVGDQVLPARAWGVEHLDAAGRMELLLEAGCDQFGGEECVEVLAGLVADGRVGEERIDVSARRLLLVKMQLGLFDDPYVDEGLADERVGTPAVVEAGLAAQAASVTVLADEDGLLPLTGTDRAVYVEGISAQDAAALGRVVERPEEADLAVIRLAAPHEPRSDLFLEAWFHQGSLEFPPGLPVRLRRIREHCPVVVDVTLDRPAVLGPVMDAVDAVVGSYGSGGPALVRALQGEARGRLPFDLPRSMEQVRAHHPDQPGLGDPLLPCGHGIRLGARV, encoded by the coding sequence ATGAGTGACCAGGGCTTCCGCACCGGACCGGAGGGCGTGCGCTACCGCGACCTCAACCACAACGGCGTCATGGACCCCTTCGAGGACCCGCGCCTCTCGGACGCCGAGCGGGTCGACGACCTGCTCGGGAGGCTGAGCCTGGACGAGAAGATCGGGCTGCTCTTCCACACGGTCATCGAGACCGGGCCGGGTGGCGCCGTCCTCGACGGGCCGGGGGCGATCAGCAAGACCGGCACCCGGCACGTCGTCGTCGACAAGGGCGTCAACCACTTCAACGTGCACCAGCTCGGCCCGGCCCACGAGGCGGCCCGCTGGCACAACGCGGTGCAGCGCCTGGCGCAGGAGACGCCGCACGGCATACCGGTCACCATCTCGACCGACCCCCGGCACGGCTTCAGCGAGAACGCCGGCGCCAGCTTCTCGGCCGGCGCGTTCTCCCAGTGGCCGGAGCCCCTGGGCGTCGCCGCGCTGCGGGACGTCGAGGTGTGCCGGGAGTATGCCGAGGCCGTCCGCTCCGAGTACGTCGCGGTCGGCATCCGGGCCGCTCTCCACCCGACGCTGGACCTCGCCACCGAGCCCCGGTGGGCACGGCAGCTGCACACCTTCGGGCAGGACCCGCAGGTGGTGACCGAGCTGGGCCTCGCGTTCCTCGAGGGGCTGCAGCGCGGCGAGCTCGGACCGGGCAGCGTCGCCTGCACGGCCAAGCACTTCCCCGGCGGCGGGCCGCAGGCCGACGGGGAGGACGCGCACTTCCCCTACGGCCGGGAGCAGGTCTACGGCGGCGGGCACTTCGCCGACCACCTGGCGCCCTTCCTGCCGGCGATCGAGGCCGGCGTGGCGGCGATGATGCCCTACTACGGCATGCCCGTCGACCTGCAGCTGGACGGCGAGGCCGTGCCGGAGGTGGGCTTCGGCTTCAACCGACGGATCGTCACCGGGCTGCTGCGGGACGAGCTCGGCTACGACGGCGTCGTGCTGACCGACTGGGAGCTGGTCAACGACAACCACGTCGGCGACCAGGTGCTGCCCGCCCGCGCGTGGGGCGTCGAGCACCTCGACGCGGCGGGCCGGATGGAGCTGCTCCTGGAGGCCGGCTGCGACCAGTTCGGCGGTGAGGAGTGCGTCGAGGTGCTCGCCGGTCTCGTGGCCGACGGCCGGGTCGGCGAGGAGCGGATCGACGTCTCGGCCCGGCGGCTGCTGCTCGTCAAGATGCAGCTCGGCCTGTTCGACGACCCCTATGTCGACGAGGGCCTGGCCGACGAACGGGTCGGCACCCCCGCGGTGGTCGAGGCGGGCCTGGCGGCCCAGGCTGCGTCGGTCACCGTGCTCGCCGACGAGGACGGGCTGCTGCCGTTGACCGGCACCGACCGTGCCGTCTACGTCGAGGGCATCTCGGCGCAGGACGCCGCCGCGCTGGGGCGCGTCGTCGAGCGTCCCGAGGAGGCCGACCTGGCCGTGATCCGGCTGGCCGCCCCGCACGAGCCCCGCTCCGACCTCTTCCTCGAGGCGTGGTTCCACCAGGGCTCGCTGGAGTTCCCGCCGGGGCTGCCGGTGCGGCTGCGCCGCATCCGCGAGCACTGCCCGGTCGTCGTCGACGTGACCCTGGACCGGCCCGCGGTCCTCGGGCCGGTGATGGACGCGGTGGACGCGGTGGTGGGCAGCTACGGGAGCGGCGGACCCGCGCTGGTCCGCGCCCTGCAGGGCGAGGCCCGGGGCCGGCTGCCCTTCGACCTGCCGCGCTCCATGGAGCAGGTGCGCGCCCACCACCCCGACCAGCCGGGGCTGGGCGACCCGCTGCTGCCCTGCGGGCACGGCATACGCCTCGGTGCGCGGGTGTGA
- a CDS encoding FAD-dependent oxidoreductase — protein sequence MSSSVEVVVVGAGLAGLTCARTLQAEGVGVRVLEAGDAVGGRIRTDEVDGFLLDRGFQLLNPAYPALRPHVDLDALDLQPFRAGLAIRSERSESLLVMADPRREPQLIGQTMRSGKLHPAALGALARWAAPALGVDWALRNDREDVTRRESMDRAGLQGPLRRVVDTFLSGVVLEDDGSTSTAFVHMLTRMFARGKPGLPERGMQALPEQLAAGLYTPVELGTEVVSVGPGRVETAGGEQITADLVVVATGAEAAAALTDRTTSPGKGITTHWYAVDEAPTDLALLVIDQRTAPGPVINTAVLSNAAPSYAPPGRHLVEASSLLRPGQEPVTDAEVAAQLAGIYGVPTDGWQLLRRDDIRYALPAQPAPLHVREALEVEPGLIMAGDHLDTGSIQGAMVSGRRAAEGYLQRRAA from the coding sequence ATGTCCTCATCTGTCGAAGTCGTCGTCGTCGGAGCCGGACTCGCCGGGCTGACGTGTGCCCGCACGCTGCAGGCCGAGGGGGTGGGCGTGCGCGTGCTCGAGGCGGGTGACGCCGTCGGGGGGCGCATCCGCACCGACGAGGTCGACGGCTTCCTGCTCGACCGGGGGTTCCAGCTGCTCAACCCGGCCTACCCGGCGCTGCGGCCCCACGTCGACCTCGACGCCCTGGACCTGCAGCCGTTCCGGGCCGGGCTGGCCATCCGCAGCGAGCGGTCCGAGTCGCTGCTGGTCATGGCCGACCCGCGCCGCGAGCCCCAGCTCATCGGGCAGACCATGCGCTCGGGCAAGCTGCACCCCGCCGCCCTGGGTGCCCTCGCCCGCTGGGCCGCGCCCGCTCTCGGCGTGGACTGGGCCCTGCGCAACGACCGGGAGGACGTCACCCGCCGGGAGTCGATGGACCGGGCGGGCCTGCAGGGGCCGCTGCGCCGGGTGGTCGACACCTTCCTCTCCGGCGTCGTCCTGGAGGACGACGGCAGCACCTCGACCGCCTTCGTCCACATGCTCACGCGCATGTTCGCCCGGGGGAAGCCGGGGCTGCCCGAGCGCGGCATGCAGGCACTGCCCGAGCAGCTGGCGGCCGGGCTGTACACCCCGGTGGAGCTGGGCACCGAGGTGGTCTCGGTCGGTCCCGGACGGGTGGAGACGGCCGGGGGCGAGCAGATCACCGCCGACCTCGTGGTGGTGGCCACCGGGGCGGAGGCCGCGGCGGCCCTCACCGACCGGACCACGTCCCCGGGCAAGGGGATCACCACGCACTGGTACGCCGTCGACGAGGCACCGACCGACCTGGCGCTGCTGGTCATCGACCAGCGGACCGCGCCCGGCCCGGTCATCAACACGGCGGTGCTCAGCAACGCCGCCCCGTCCTACGCCCCGCCCGGGCGGCACCTGGTCGAGGCCAGCAGCCTGCTGCGCCCCGGGCAGGAGCCGGTCACCGATGCGGAGGTCGCGGCCCAGCTCGCCGGCATCTACGGCGTGCCGACCGACGGTTGGCAGCTGCTGCGCCGTGACGACATCCGCTACGCGCTGCCCGCCCAGCCGGCCCCCCTGCACGTGCGGGAGGCGCTCGAGGTCGAGCCGGGGCTCATCATGGCGGGTGACCACCTGGACACCGGATCGATCCAGGGCGCCATGGTGTCCGGGCGACGCGCCGCCGAGGGCTACCTCCAGCGTCGCGCCGCCTGA
- a CDS encoding glycosyltransferase — MHVVVVAHARHPLAEPFAGGLESLTAHLVSGLVGRGHRVSVFAAPGSQELPGVDYLWPQTLQLSAAAQADVSMPEPGWMQQHHAYLSLMMDLAQRTDVDVVHTHALHHLPVAMAPLLPAPTVLSLHTPPTPWLESALRAAQGIPGRQPVVTAVSRHTARAWSDLVRPQLVPNGIDTREWRPGPGGPALVWSGRITPEKAPHLAVGIARRAGLPLVLAGPLSDETYAREVLWPLLGEGITYAGHLCTADLASLVGRSAAALVTPVWDEPFGLVAAEALACGTPVLALDRGGLGEVVGEQVGRLVPVQDRTGRPLTEQELVRSGAALLGEVLQLSRPLARAHALEHHSVDVMVDRFERVYESATRLGRRSLREPRGTGRVAQRVGRRKRATMERTAHPRTVGSLALSEAEAEPGR; from the coding sequence ATGCACGTCGTGGTCGTCGCCCACGCCCGGCACCCGTTGGCCGAGCCCTTCGCCGGAGGCCTGGAGTCGCTCACGGCACACCTCGTCTCGGGCCTCGTCGGGCGGGGGCACCGGGTCAGCGTGTTCGCGGCACCCGGCAGCCAGGAGCTCCCCGGGGTGGACTACCTGTGGCCCCAGACCCTGCAGCTCAGCGCCGCGGCCCAGGCGGACGTCTCCATGCCCGAGCCGGGCTGGATGCAGCAGCACCACGCCTACCTCAGCCTCATGATGGACCTCGCCCAGCGCACGGACGTCGACGTCGTGCACACCCATGCCCTGCACCACCTCCCGGTGGCCATGGCGCCGCTCCTGCCCGCCCCCACGGTGCTGTCCCTGCACACCCCGCCGACGCCGTGGCTGGAGTCGGCGCTGCGGGCCGCCCAGGGCATACCGGGCCGTCAGCCGGTCGTCACCGCCGTCAGTCGGCACACCGCCCGGGCGTGGTCGGACCTCGTCCGCCCCCAGCTCGTGCCGAACGGGATCGACACCCGGGAGTGGCGCCCGGGCCCCGGCGGCCCGGCCCTCGTCTGGTCCGGACGGATCACCCCGGAGAAGGCACCGCACCTGGCGGTCGGCATCGCCCGCCGCGCCGGCCTGCCGCTCGTGCTGGCCGGCCCGCTCTCCGACGAGACCTACGCGCGCGAGGTGCTGTGGCCGCTCCTGGGGGAGGGGATCACGTATGCCGGGCACCTGTGCACCGCCGACCTCGCCTCGCTCGTGGGGCGCAGCGCGGCCGCGCTGGTCACCCCCGTCTGGGACGAGCCCTTCGGTCTCGTGGCCGCCGAGGCGCTGGCCTGCGGCACTCCCGTGCTCGCGCTGGACCGGGGCGGGCTCGGCGAGGTCGTGGGCGAGCAGGTCGGCCGGCTGGTCCCGGTGCAGGACCGGACGGGGCGACCCCTCACGGAGCAGGAGCTGGTGCGCAGCGGGGCCGCGCTGCTGGGCGAGGTGCTGCAGCTGTCGCGCCCGCTCGCCCGCGCCCACGCCCTGGAGCACCACTCGGTGGACGTCATGGTCGACCGCTTCGAGCGGGTCTACGAGTCCGCGACGCGGCTGGGCCGCCGCTCCCTGCGCGAGCCGCGGGGGACGGGCAGGGTCGCCCAGCGCGTGGGGCGGCGCAAGCGCGCCACCATGGAGCGGACCGCGCACCCCCGGACCGTGGGGTCGCTGGCCCTCTCCGAGGCCGAGGCAGAGCCCGGCCGGTGA
- a CDS encoding glycosyltransferase family 2 protein, producing the protein MAREAWAEHDGPDEPDRPDVRGDGPRPDGSTTTRLLVVEVEADPRGLPLALARNTAAATAVRHGARTLVFLDVDCIPGPRTVETYATALAGPRPGAAPLVLGGDVAYLPPRPQGWDDPAELARLGEHRPDRVRLPAGEQRREPDLTRFWSLSFATTADDLEAVGGFCTDYVGYGGEDTDFGQLIGERGGTLAWIGGATAYHQHHASSSPPVTHLESVVRNAGVFADRWGWWPMEGWLEAFRRLGLAEQDRSGRWVVSG; encoded by the coding sequence GTGGCGCGCGAGGCCTGGGCCGAGCACGACGGGCCGGACGAGCCCGACCGGCCCGACGTCCGCGGTGACGGCCCGCGCCCCGACGGGTCCACCACCACGCGGCTGCTCGTCGTCGAGGTCGAGGCCGACCCGCGGGGGCTGCCGCTCGCGCTGGCCCGCAACACCGCGGCCGCCACGGCGGTGCGGCACGGGGCCCGCACCCTCGTCTTCCTGGACGTCGACTGCATACCCGGACCCCGCACGGTCGAGACCTATGCGACGGCGCTGGCGGGTCCGAGGCCCGGCGCGGCGCCGTTGGTCCTGGGCGGGGACGTGGCCTACCTGCCACCCCGGCCGCAGGGGTGGGACGACCCGGCCGAGCTCGCCCGGCTGGGCGAGCACCGGCCCGACCGGGTCCGGCTGCCGGCGGGGGAGCAGCGCCGGGAGCCCGACCTCACCCGCTTCTGGTCGTTGAGCTTCGCGACCACGGCGGACGACCTGGAGGCCGTGGGAGGGTTCTGCACCGACTACGTCGGGTACGGCGGGGAGGACACCGACTTCGGTCAGCTCATCGGCGAGCGGGGCGGGACGCTCGCGTGGATCGGCGGGGCGACCGCCTACCACCAGCACCACGCGTCCTCCTCCCCGCCGGTGACCCACCTGGAGTCGGTCGTGCGCAACGCGGGCGTCTTCGCCGACCGCTGGGGGTGGTGGCCGATGGAGGGGTGGCTCGAGGCCTTCCGGCGGCTCGGCCTGGCGGAGCAGGACCGGTCCGGGCGCTGGGTGGTGAGCGGGTGA
- a CDS encoding glycosyltransferase family 4 protein, translating into MSAVRVRHVPAAHPYVEHVQAPPASAAPPAVTVLPDPPVPGAPPGQWWPHPALDEGWVRAHAREQDVLHVHFGVEGRSLPELRSWLDALGDLGLPLVHTVHDVDHPHLHDQTHHRDQLALLVERSDGLLTLSEGAARRVEQEHGRRPLVLPHPHVVPLDLLDGPRPVHEELRVGLHLKSLRTNLAPLRVLPALLEALPHLPGRTGRPAVLEIRAHPEVLDPGFPRHDAELAGLLRRLLDDPPPGVEVLVGPRLDDEELWTALQALDVSVLPYAWATHSGWVEACRDLGTWVLAPQVGHLEEQGADMLRTWGPPDRAPSASRLVDLLARCASGPPARPGRASRSAQRSELARRHAQVYAGVLEGRRIDGGNPP; encoded by the coding sequence GTGAGCGCCGTGCGGGTGCGGCACGTCCCCGCCGCCCACCCCTACGTCGAGCACGTCCAGGCGCCGCCGGCCAGCGCGGCGCCGCCCGCCGTGACCGTGCTGCCCGACCCACCGGTGCCCGGCGCGCCCCCGGGGCAGTGGTGGCCGCACCCGGCGCTGGACGAGGGGTGGGTGCGCGCGCACGCGCGCGAGCAGGACGTCCTGCACGTGCACTTCGGGGTGGAGGGGCGCAGCCTGCCCGAGCTGCGCTCCTGGCTGGACGCGCTCGGCGACCTGGGGCTGCCGCTCGTCCACACGGTCCACGACGTCGACCACCCCCACCTCCACGACCAGACGCACCACCGGGACCAGCTGGCGCTGCTCGTCGAGCGCTCCGACGGCCTGCTCACCCTCAGCGAGGGGGCGGCGCGCCGCGTCGAGCAGGAGCACGGGCGCCGGCCGCTCGTCCTGCCGCACCCGCACGTGGTCCCGCTGGACCTGCTCGACGGCCCCCGCCCGGTGCACGAGGAGCTGCGCGTCGGGCTGCACCTCAAGAGCCTGCGCACCAATCTGGCGCCCCTGCGCGTCCTGCCGGCGCTGCTCGAGGCGCTGCCGCACCTGCCGGGACGGACCGGGCGCCCCGCCGTGCTGGAGATCCGGGCCCACCCGGAGGTCCTGGACCCGGGCTTCCCCCGTCACGACGCGGAGCTCGCCGGGCTGCTGCGCCGGCTGCTCGACGACCCGCCGCCCGGGGTCGAGGTCCTCGTGGGCCCGCGCCTGGACGACGAGGAACTCTGGACGGCCCTGCAGGCGCTGGACGTCTCGGTGCTCCCCTACGCCTGGGCCACGCACTCCGGCTGGGTCGAGGCGTGCCGCGACCTGGGCACCTGGGTGCTCGCCCCGCAGGTCGGGCACCTCGAGGAGCAGGGCGCGGACATGCTCAGGACCTGGGGGCCGCCGGACCGGGCACCGTCCGCGTCGCGCCTGGTGGACCTCCTCGCGCGGTGCGCGTCCGGACCACCCGCCCGCCCCGGCCGTGCGTCCCGGTCCGCGCAGCGGTCCGAGCTGGCGCGGCGGCACGCCCAGGTGTATGCCGGTGTCCTCGAGGGACGACGGATCGACGGAGGGAACCCACCGTGA